The genomic window GCAGGATTTGATTCGTCAAAAAATATCTTCCTAGGGGTAAAAAGCTCTTTTTTCCCTAATGCATTCTTTTATACTAGTTTCTACTTCCAAATTATACATAACTTAGAAACTCACTGCTCTTTCTATAGGAGAAAGCTGCCAAATGGAAGACATCAGATGGGCAGATGGACGGCTTGACCACTAATGGAGTTCTTGTGATGCATCCACGCAATGGGTTCACAGAAGACTCCAAACCTGGAATATGGAGAGAAATATCAGTATGTGGGAACGTCTTCAGTCTGCGTGAAACCAGATCAGCCCAGCAGAGAGGAAAGATGGTAAGTACTTACATGTAGCTTCTTTTTATTACAGTAAACAGGATGAGTTGGGCTAAATATGGTGTGCGTGCATGTTGCTTTATTTCAGCAAATCTCTTGGCCATGTTGCTGAAAAACTGAGACCATCACACACAGACTTCCAGATACTAATTCTAGAGGGCAGTGTTTGTTTCagttaggaaagtttttttgTGTCCTTCTGTTTTTTTGTGTCCTTGACTGTACTTAACTAAAATTAACTAGGTTTGTTGATGATTTAGATGATTAAATCATAAGTTGTCTTTTGGCTAGAAAGAGAGAAGTTACTATTCAAAGTGTTGATTTTCAAATTTAGCATTTTTTATAACTGCTGCTTAAAGTTCTATTTCCAAATTACATACAAACAGAAGCTTTCTTAAGTTAGCAAGCAACCCTAGAGGTCTATCTTGTTAGGACATACTGAAGACGTAGTGTGACACAGTGGTAACTTTGGTTTTGATTCTTTTCTCCTTCAGGTGGAAATTGAAACCAATCAGCTACAAGATGGCTCCCTAATTGACCTTTGCGGTGCAACCTTGCTATGGCGTACTGCAGAGGGCCTTTCCCATACGCCTACTGTGAAGCACTTAGAAGCTTTAAGACAGGAAATCAATGCAGCACGACCTCAGTGCCCTGTAGGGTTCAACACACTAGCCTTTCCCAGTATGAAGAGGAAAGATGTTGTAGATGAAAAGCAACCATGGGTGTATCTGAACTGCGGCCATGTTCATGGCTATCATAACTGGGGAAACAAAGAAGAGCGTGACGGCAAGGACCGGGAGTGCCCCATGTGTAGGTCTGTTGGTCCCTACGTCCCTCTGTGGCTTGGATGTGAAGCTGGATTCTATGTGGACGCCGGCCCCCCCACCCATGCCTTTAGCCCCTGTGGCCACGTGTGTTCAGAAAAGACGACGGCTTACTGGTCCCAGATCCCACTTCCTCATGGTACACACACTTTTCATGCAGCCTGTCCCTTCTGTGCACATCAGCTGGCTGGAGAACAAGGCTATATCAGACTTATTTTCCAAGGACCTCTAGACTAGCAGCCGTACTCCAGGACTGCATTGTAAGTTCATAAGCTAAGTGATGGGGTTTGCTAGCCGACCCCCTGTCCATGTCAGTTTCTCTGCTCTGGTCATTTGCATTAAGatgaagaattttttaaatatttataatagcaatttctgaaaaaaattctgGGAAACTCAAGCAAAAGAATTTTTGAAAGTTCCAGACTTCTGAATTCTGAGTTTTGAAAATCTATTTTGAGGAGAAAAAGACATAGTCTAATTTGATGCCTTCCTTCATTTAGTGTTCTTGAATCACCGCCCTCAGTGTTGAGAGGTTATGCTGTAGAACTGAGGGTCTGTGGGTTCAAACTGTGTTAGTTTACAATTTGTTGCAAACATTGTAAAATACAGCAACAtgtatattaatttttctatttatctttatCATAGAAAGTACCTTAGAACGTTGTGGTAGGCTCGCATGGTAATGGTGGTACCACACATTTGGTGTGAGTGGTAGGTTAGTGGGCACGAGGCTCAAGGATGTGCAGAGTTaaggagaaagacaggagagCTCCTCCCCCAGCCCGTAGAAGTAGGGGATTTGATGAACTAGAATATTTCATAAAACCAGATTCATATTAATTACCATTGTCTAAAAGGTGTTTGTTTTTAACCACATTGAAGTTAACCAGAAAATGGTTTTTTCCTTAATGTTTCTCTCAAGTGTAGTACTATAACAAAAGTTAATGCTAAGAAACGTTTTATATGCTCCTTTGAATATGCAATTTAATCTAGATGATCTATTTTTCTCCCATGATGACTGATCTGTTTTTAGTGCCAGCAACATTTGGCAAGTTTATTTTTTTGGATATAAACTGTGGTTCATCTGTTCactgtttctaaaaaaaaaagaaaaagaaaaaagaaaaaaaatcctatgagAAAGTGAAGAAATTAACAAGAAATTAACAAGAAAATTACTTGATTTGCTCtaggaaaattaaataaaagtgcTTTGTTCATTATTCTGTATTTGGGTTATTCCAGGCATTAGAACGTACAGAGCTGTAGAGGGCTGGCTGCAGTGGTTCCTCCCGCTGTACCCAGCAGACCAGCCTGACTGTGGGCTTGACTCCTAGGGAGCAGGCCTCAGTGTGACTCATGGAAATGTTTGCGTAGCGGATGAAAGCGAGGACACACCGCAGGACTGctgttctcctcctccatctgcGCTGTGCAGGGCAGTCTCCTCTCACCCTAGCCTTTTTAAACGCACCACAAGTACAGCGGTTGCACTACACCAACCCTTTGAACACTTGTAGAAATCAGTACACTGTAGATTACATGGAATCATCTTTTAATCCTTTGAGTTCCTTTCCTATAGTTTGAAAAATTGTATAATAATTGAGTAACATCAAATTTTTGTATGTGGTAGTATAGCTTTAATTTATCTATTATTACATCAAcgttttggtttaaaaaaaattaaaacaaaaaaaggtcaCGTAGAAGCCatgaactattttattttattgtcaaattttcttgttttgaaaatTATCATTTGGGTTCACTCAGGAAATGCATGTCAAGATTTGTATTATAAGTTCGCTGTGATGTATCAGTAACTGCTGGTTATTACCCTTTTTTCAAGGAAATTTAATTGATTTGAAGTTTTCTGGTCACAAACTTTGTGACTAATGCAAGGAAACCAAGTcctgtgttgtattttgtcatttCTGTTGAGGCTCTATATTGTAgcttaatttttatttgcaaTTAATTTATTCAAACTAAgtaaatacttttcaaaatagATATGTGAATTTGTTTGTGTGGGTTCCTTTTCACACAGTTGAGAATGGGAAGCCAGAAGTGTAAGTCTACCCCAGACTAAACAGATCCCCCATCTTCTGACATAGACTTGTGAAATGTATAGGATTTTCTACTTAATGTAacactgtaaatatctgtttctcTTAGAAGTCATCATAGTATAGGTAACATAGAGTCTTTTTGATATTAGGCCTGTTAGAGAGTTGGCAACCTAGCTACCTGAATTGTACTTGTGATGATAACAATTCTATGTTCTTCCCAAAAGCCCTGAATTTCCTCTCCTATCagctaagaaaagaaaacacaagacgGTTCATTTGAACCTCGGGAAATAGAAGTCCCGAGTTGGGTGCTTTTGTTTAAGTACTTCAAATAGTGCTTCTGCACTTGGCAGTGCTGTGCCTACTCATTCGTATTACATTCAGGGCTGGacggatggctcagtggttaagagcacttgctgctcttacaggcGATGCGAGTGTCTTCTAGCTCCATTCTTGTGGCTTACTCCACTTTTGGCTgcctccagggaatccagtgctcTTTTCTAACCTCTGTGAGTgcctgcacctgcacacacatgcacataaagtaAGTATGTAAAGAAGTGAAGAAATGTCTGTATTTTGGCCAAGGGAAAAAATGGTTGTATGTACTTTTCCTAAATGAACTCTCAAGGAGGTGATCCTTAAGGCTGCTTATATCAAACTGATCTTCATCCTTAATTTAACAAGAATTCTATTTCTATTTAGGTAGCATGTTATATAGGTCATGAGGGACAGTCAGTTATCGTTTTGTttggttagggttttttttttttttggtgtttttttaattgtttagtttatttacattccagatgttaccccccttcctggtccccttcTAAgagttcttcccccccccccacagtatCTTTGCCAGGCTGCACCCCATCCTACCCCACCAGCTGGGATTGGAGAGTGGAGCACATGTTTCGCAGGCACCCCTCATCAGCTGGATTTTACCAACTCCTCCTGACCTTGCAATTGCTTGCTTTGCTCCTAGAAAAAATTTCTGGGATCCAATTTATTATGAGATCTAATCTCATAATGAAATAGATCATTATGCAAATAAATAGCTACATGTGACATTTGAGTATTCTCCCTTGGGATGTCTTGGGACACATGAATGATAATGACTTTCTGACACAGCAGGTGGAAAGCACCAGTAGGTATCTGTTCAGTTTccctttaaatttataaataactttaaaaagaaaaataaaaaatatatggcaCTTCACCTCAGTGTGTCTTGTACAGCCAACTTTAGAGACAACTGGCTCCTTTGCATTGCTTTTTCTCAATACAGGAAGTAGTCGCCCTGTAGCTAGCCAGATCAGGCGAGCTCTGTACATCCACAGCTTCTGTACATCGCACTTCCTGTCAGATTTCCTCTTGAGTGTGTTCTAACACCTCCCCTTCCACTTTGAACGCTCAGTCCTATAGAGCACATACTTGAAGGTCTGGTGTGCACCAGCTGTGTTCTTCATATGTATTGAATGATATGGCAAGGATCTCTACCTTGATTATAAATCTAGTAGGAAAGAGAGATATGAGCAAGAAAAAGTAAAGCCTACAACAGTGGGCAGTAACGCCATACTGATGGGACAGCGAAGCTGAAAGGGGAACGGCTTATGTCAGGCCGGACTGACCTGAAATTTGGCAAGATTACAAGAGAAAATCTATGAGGCATGCAGGAAGGAAAATACTAGTATGGAAAAAAGAAACACCGTGTGTCGTCCACAGTTAGCTTCAACTCTCAAATTGACCCAAACTGGGAGTCGTCTGGCAAGACGGAGCCTCTGCCATCAGTGAAGCACTTTCTAAATTGCTAGTTGATGGAGGAGGACCCAACTCACTGTGGGCAAGTCCATTCCTAGGCAGGTCGGCAAGCCTAGAACAGtgtttctccatggtctctgctttagttcctgcctccaggttcctgtcctgagctTCCCTCAGCAATGGGCTGTAACTGGTAAGCTAAACTATGCATTCCAGTCTCCTTTggttttataacagcaacaggACAGCAAACTAGAAAACCAAGTGTCACTAAATGCTTTGTACCCAAATGAGGAAAAGCACAGAAGGCAGCCAACACTTGTAGGAAAAAATAAGGTTATGTCATTTTAGATGTACCTGAATTTTCACTACATCACTATACAGGTAGTgagttggtttttggttttttggatttggttttttcaagacagggtttctctgtatagccctggctggcttggaactcagaaatctgcctgcctctgcctcccagagtgctgggattacaggcgtgtgctaccaccccCCAGCGGTAGTGAGTTTTCAAATTTGATATACACTAAAAGGATCCTGGCTATCAAGTTGCAGATGAGGAAACTTAAGTCCTACCCAGGTAAGGCAGCCATCCACTGATACTTGGTATCAGGTCCTCGGCCTATTCTATCTGCTCTAATGATCTGTTGAGACCAGGTCTCGCTCTGAGGGCATACACTGACCCATAAcctagactggctttgaacttcagCAGTTCTGCTGccttagccttctgagtgctggaattgcaggtgaGCGCTACCAGGTTCAGCTTATCCTAATATACTTGATTATGATTTGAGTCACTAAGACCTAGTCTTACATTTTAATTGTTGACATGTAGGTAATACATTGAATTTAGGaacttttatttctaaattctGAATGTTTACAGAGTGGAAATGACTTGTCATGTGAACAGAGATTTCCTGCATGTACAGAGTGGACTGCTTCAGGTTTGGTTTCAGTAAACTACCTGGTTtggggccaggtgtggtggcacacccttAGTCCAAGCACTTGAGGACAGAAATAAGTGAATCTCtgttgagtttgaagccagctgtgagctacacagtgaattccaggacagccagggctacagaataGAGAAATTTTGTCTCTATTCCAACAAAAACTACTTGGTTTTGGAAATGAAAGACAAGTATATACAGAAAACCGAGGTTGTCACCTAATGTGGTGATACACCTGTAGTCCCAGGTGTATGGTAGGCTGAGATAGAATCGAGTGTGCTCAACCAACCAGACTTGGGGAGTCGGGGGCAATCTACTGGTTTCACTTTGGTGCTCTGTGTAAGTCCTAAGTCATTCAGCAAATGAGTGTGCACCTAGGGGCAGGGCTTTCTTGTTTTATCCACTCGGGAAGTTAGAGCAGTTACTGAGCAAAAGCCACTTCTGCAGGACTGCAGGGAATTCGAAGACTCCTCAACTTTACTTGGATTCTTTATTGAATTCCGGTTAAAAAGTTATGATTGGTC from Apodemus sylvaticus chromosome 11, mApoSyl1.1, whole genome shotgun sequence includes these protein-coding regions:
- the Peli1 gene encoding E3 ubiquitin-protein ligase pellino homolog 1 — translated: MFSPDQENHPSKAPVKYGELIVLGYNGSLPNGDRGRRKSRFALFKRPKANGVKPSTVHIACTPQAAKAISNKDQHSISYTLSRAQTVVVEYTHDSSTDMFQIGRSTESPIDFVVTDTVPGSQSNSDTQSVQSTISRFACRIICERNPPFTARIYAAGFDSSKNIFLGEKAAKWKTSDGQMDGLTTNGVLVMHPRNGFTEDSKPGIWREISVCGNVFSLRETRSAQQRGKMVEIETNQLQDGSLIDLCGATLLWRTAEGLSHTPTVKHLEALRQEINAARPQCPVGFNTLAFPSMKRKDVVDEKQPWVYLNCGHVHGYHNWGNKEERDGKDRECPMCRSVGPYVPLWLGCEAGFYVDAGPPTHAFSPCGHVCSEKTTAYWSQIPLPHGTHTFHAACPFCAHQLAGEQGYIRLIFQGPLD